The Erigeron canadensis isolate Cc75 chromosome 4, C_canadensis_v1, whole genome shotgun sequence genome window below encodes:
- the LOC122597481 gene encoding uncharacterized protein LOC122597481, with protein sequence MLNKKGNQEEAATSGASEKKNSKRKSTKKDVPKSRKKSKPSEDVVSEAFVGTNDRVIKEEEFIAEPPKHGAGKSPMAMRKFKESQSGGVQEIDDSGDDGSNTGEDEVGQSDHDGLQHEHIPEAPKSKRPLKMVFPHIPSDSYLSKDIEKEEFIDRAAPPARLQEIAMLSIREFRSSTNETTLRHLTEQHDFWRRYELLEAENEGLKEKNKEYRRKLRNFESQNSALQTQKEAEFGSQNCSFAKPSGAGGVGSESLSRQN encoded by the exons ATGTTAAACAAAAAAGGGAATCAAGAAGAAGCTGCCACGAGCGGTGCGTCTGAGAAGAAAAATTCAAAACGGAAATCAACAAAAAAAGATGTTCCCAAATCTCGCAAAAAATCTAAACCATCTGAGGATGTGGTGTCGGAAGCTTTTGTTGGTACAAATGACAGGGTGATTAAAGAGGAAGAATTTATAGCGGAGCCTCCTAAACATGGTGCTGGCAAGAGTCCCATGGCTATGAGGAAATTTAAAGAAAGCCAATCCGGAGGTGTCCAGGAAATTGATGATTCTGGTGACGATGGTTCCAATACCGGTGAGGATGAAGTGGGGCAGTCTGATCATGATGGCCTCCAACATGAGCATATCCCGGAAGCTCCCAAGTCAAAAAGGCCATTAAAGATGGTGTTTCCACATATTCCATCCGACAGTTATTTGAGTAAAGACATAGAGAAAGAAGAATTTATTGACCGTGCGGCTCCTCCGGCTCGACTTCAGGAGATTGCGATGCTTTCCATAAGGGAGTTTCGAAGTTCTACAAATGAGACGACCCTCCGACATTTAACTGAGCAG CATGACTTCTGGCGTAGGTATGAGTTGTTAGAAGCGGAGAATGAGGgtttgaaagagaaaaataaGGAGTATCGACGGAAGCTCCGAAATTTTGAATCTCAAAATTCTGCGCTTCAGACACAGAAGGAAGCAGAATTTGGAAGCCAAAACTGTTCTTTTGCAAAACCAAGCGGAGCTGGCGGAGTTGGAAGTGAAAGCTTGTCGAGACAAAATTGA
- the LOC122595541 gene encoding polyol transporter 5-like: MADDQKHEENGVSSNTKEVGMTEKKHEDNDVVVSSKNKELIADFDPPKKPKRNKYAFACALLASMTSILLGYDIGVMSGAQKYIKRDFNCNDRQIEIMVGILNIYSLVGSALAGRTSDWLGRRYTIVLAGAIFFAGAILMGFATNYSFLMFGRFVAGIGVGYALMIAPVYTAETSPASARGFLTSFPEVFINVGILLGYVSNYAFSKLPLHLGWRFMLGIGAIPSVFLSLVVLGMPESPRWLVMQGRLGDAKVVLDKTSDSLEESRLRLADIKEAAGIPQDCNDDVVQVAKRSKGQDVWKELLLHPTPTVRHILVAGVGIHFFQQASGIDAVVLYSTRIFEKAGIVKDTPQLLATIAVGFVKTMFILVATFFLDKVGRRPLLLSSVAGMIVSLMGLAIGLTIIDHSDHKLHWAIALCIATVLSYVAFFSIGMGPVTWVYSSEIFPLRLRAQGCSAAVAMNRVVSGTISMTFLSLSHAMTFGGAFFLFMGIAMVAFVFFYTLYPETQGKNLEEVEQVFGTFFRWRTRQAELDRQKEMELENKLARD; this comes from the exons ATGGCCGATGATCAGAAACACGAAGAAAACGGTGTTTCTAGCAATACCAAAGAAGTCGGTATGACCGAAAAGAAACACGAGGACAACGACGTTGTTGTTTCTAGCAAAAACAAAGAACTCATAGCCGACTTTGATCCACCAAAGAAACCAAAGAGAAACAAGTATGCTTTTGCCTGTGCCTTGTTGGCTTCCATGACTTCTATCTTGCTTGGTTATG ATATTGGTGTGATGAGTGGAGCGCAAAAATACATCAAGAGAGATTTTAATTGTAACGACCGGCAAATCGAGATTATGGTGggtattttgaatatatattcgTTGGTGGGATCAGCCCTGGCCGGGAGAACATCTGACTGGCTAGGTCGTCGCTATACTATCGTGTTAGCTGGAGCTATATTTTTCGCAGGAGCAATACTCATGGGGTTCGCGACTAACTACTCGTTTCTCATGTTTGGTCGGTTTGTGGCGGGTATCGGCGTTGGATACGCACTTATGATCGCACCCGTTTATACCGCCGAGACTTCCCCGGCGTCTGCTCGTGGCTTTCTCACTTCGTTCCCTGAAGTTTTCATTAACGTTG GAATATTGCTGGGGTATGTGTCGAATTATGCATTCTCAAAACTTCCATTGCACTTGGGATGGCGATTCATGTTGGGAATTGGAGCCATCCCTTCGGTATTCCTATCCCTGGTTGTGCTAGGCATGCCGGAGTCGCCTCGTTGGCTGGTTATGCAAGGTCGACTTGGTGATGCCAAAGTTGTACTTGATAAAACCTCCGATAGCCTAGAAGAATCTAGGCTTCGGTTGGCTGATATCAAGGAAGCGGCTGGTATACCCCAAGACTGTAATGATGATGTCGTCCAAGTAGCAAAGCGGAGCAAAGGTCAAGACGTGTGGAAGGAGTTGCTTCTCCATCCGACACCCACTGTCCGCCACATCTTGGTCGCGGGTGTTGGCATCCATTTCTTTCAACAAGCGAGCGGAATAGACGCCGTTGTGCTATACAGCACAAGAATCTTTGAGAAGGCTGGGATCGTCAAGGATACCCCACAACTACTCGCAACCATAGCCGTTGGGTTCGTGAAAACAATGTTTATCCTAGTGGCGACGTTCTTTCTTGATAAGGTGGGACGTCGGCCATTATTATTATCTAGTGTGGCCGGTATGATCGTATCATTAATGGGCCTTGCGATCGGATTGACCATCATAGATCATTCTGATCACAAGCTGCACTGGGCTATAGCCCTATGTATCGCGACAGTCCTATCCTATGTGGCGTTTTTTTCAATCGGGATGGGCCCGGTCACTTGGGTCTATAGCTCGGAGATCTTTCCACTGAGGTTGCGGGCCCAAGGGTGTAGCGCGGCGGTAGCAATGAATAGAGTGGTGAGTGGAACGATTAGTATGACATTTTTATCTCTCTCCCATGCCATGACATTCGGTGGGGCCTTCTTTTTGTTTATGGGTATTGCAATGGTGGCATTTGTGTTCTTCTATACCTTGTATCCGGAAACACAAGGTAAGAACCTTGAGGAAGTTGAGCAAGTGTTTGGGACCTTTTTTAGGTGGAGAACAAGACAGGCCGAATTAGATAGACAAAAAGAGATGGAACTGGAAAACAAACTGGCCCGAGACTAA